CCACCGGGAAACTCCTTCTCACCACATCCATTAATTCTAAGATATCTCAGGTTCGATAGACATTCCATGCCTTGAGGCATCTTTTCAAGTGTTGTATTAGAGAGATCTAACTTTTTCAATGCCCTGAGCTTCTGCAATGATGGTACATGTCTTAACTTCTCACAACCTTTAAGCAATAATGTAGTGAGACGCACCAAATCAGAGACAGAATCCGCCAAATTTTCAATATGTGTATAAGACAGATCAAGTACCTTAAGCCCAAGTAATTGCTTAAAAAATGAATCTGCAATAAATCCCAACCTTTCATTATGACATAGTAATAGAGTTGACAGATAGGGACACCTTGGTGAATGACTGGAAGGAATTTCTTTAATATGATTATGCATTAGTGAAACTCTCGTAAGATTCTCTGTCCACTCCTCTACATCTGGTAATTCTCTTAATTGTGCACCTGCTTGAACAATGACTTGGGAGTTCTCTTGTAGTATCTGAATGGCCAtgtccctaatcaagtcatgcatcttgacaaATCTACGAATATTACACAATCTACCCCATTCCAATAAGCACACATCTTCAAGTCTATTGAGCATGGTGTGGCCCTCATCAAGTTCTTCTTGCCTCCTCCCTATTCCTTCCACTATTCCTTCATTGATCAAATAATCTATCAACTCCTCCCTTTCAATCTTATGATCTTCAGGAAACAATGTGCAATATAAGAGACATTTTTGTAGGGCCAAATCATCTAAACGATCATAACTAAACCTCAATAACCGGAATACCTCATCTTCCATATCCCTAAGTtttgattcttttaatttcttcaatgtaTTCCTCCACTCGTGTATATCATCCACTCCCCTCAAGCTTCCGGCCATTGTTATAATCCCCAAtggcaaaccagcacattccCTTATAACAGCTACTGCAATTCGTTCCACTTTTGGAGAAAATGCTATGTCATTTCTAAGTTCCTCCATGAACAAAGTCCAAGCTTCTCCCTCAGAAAGTGGCATCACTTTCATTTTGTGTTGGCAATCCATCCGATCACAAATCCGTTCTGATCGAGTTGTCATAATCAACTTGCATCCTTTCAATGGGATAGGAATTCCCACTTTGTGTGGCTTAAAAAAgttccacaaatcatctaaaatgagaatccatttttttttctttcttagttCTTTTGACAATTTGACAGCTCTACTCACATCATCATCTTCACTTGAAAGATCTAGATCAAGACGTTTAGCAATAAGATTCTGCAATCTATTAATGCTAAAATCTCGAGACATAGTCACCCAGTAAACATAATGATAAAAGTCTGGTCTTTGTAGAAGTTCATTATGAATATGTTGCAGCATTGTCGTTTTACCAACTCCCCCCATTCCATAAATGCCAATGGTTGAGACTCCATCATCTATTAATAAAGACCGTATCACATGCATATTCTCTTCAAATGCTCGACCCACTAGCCCTGTAGAGCCAATAGGTAATAGATCTCCTCTAGTCTCATCGTATTTAAGGCCTCCGGAAGAACTAGCTCCTACGCCAGGCTGCACTGATCTTCCACTATTGTTCTCCACATCCTCCTCCTCTCTCCCCTCCTCTGGTTCTGTCCTCACTCTAACCATGTTCTGCACATCATTCATAATGAAATCGTTGTTTACTAATGGAGACCAGAGTCGATCATAATATATTCCATGGTCAAGGCACAACGGATCTGTTGGTTGGAATGAATCTCCTCGAGGCTCATCAGCTTGATTAATCGATGGCCTCTCGAGAGAGCTACCTCTCTCCAGATGCTGCACTTGTTCTGCTCTCGGTATAGTCTCGAATGCATCATGCATAGGCTCAATCTCTTTATCAGTGATGCTATCCACCCACTCTTCGAGCTCTCCAGGGGAAAAAGCTTCTCCTTGCTGTGCCATTTCTACATGTCTCCCTTCATTGTTCTGTTCTTGTGCAGAAGCTGAAATTGCATTAATGGCATCGTTACTTCCTGAGCCT
This genomic stretch from Populus alba chromosome 19, ASM523922v2, whole genome shotgun sequence harbors:
- the LOC118050573 gene encoding probable disease resistance protein At4g27220, with product MLRSYDPFWNDVEKMDDGRMECKFCGHLFAKGTSISRVKLHLSGVKRRGVKICKDVPEEVQEAARAAIDGPPEKKLKTVAGSGSNDAINAISASAQEQNNEGRHVEMAQQGEAFSPGELEEWVDSITDKEIEPMHDAFETIPRAEQVQHLERGSSLERPSINQADEPRGDSFQPTDPLCLDHGIYYDRLWSPLVNNDFIMNDVQNMVRVRTEPEEGREEEDVENNSGRSVQPGVGASSSGGLKYDETRGDLLPIGSTGLVGRAFEENMHVIRSLLIDDGVSTIGIYGMGGVGKTTMLQHIHNELLQRPDFYHYVYWVTMSRDFSINRLQNLIAKRLDLDLSSEDDDVSRAVKLSKELRKKKKWILILDDLWNFFKPHKVGIPIPLKGCKLIMTTRSERICDRMDCQHKMKVMPLSEGEAWTLFMEELRNDIAFSPKVERIAVAVIRECAGLPLGIITMAGSLRGVDDIHEWRNTLKKLKESKLRDMEDEVFRLLRFSYDRLDDLALQKCLLYCTLFPEDHKIEREELIDYLINEGIVEGIGRRQEELDEGHTMLNRLEDVCLLEWGRLCNIRRFVKMHDLIRDMAIQILQENSQVIVQAGAQLRELPDVEEWTENLTRVSLMHNHIKEIPSSHSPRCPYLSTLLLCHNERLGFIADSFFKQLLGLKVLDLSYTHIENLADSVSDLVRLTTLLLKGCEKLRHVPSLQKLRALKKLDLSNTTLEKMPQGMECLSNLRYLRINGCGEKEFPGGILSKLSHLQVFILEEWMPTGFESEYVPVTVKGKEVGCLRKLETLECHFEGHSDLVEYLKSRDENHSPSTYKIFVGLFEEFHLLDKYTYCRDKSVWLGNLTFNRDGNFQDMFLNDLQELLIYKCNDATSLCDVPFLMKTATELEVISIWDCNGIESMVSSSWFCSAPLPSSSYNGIFSSLKKFNCYRCRSMKKLFPLALLPSLVNLEQIIVYDCEKMEEIIWTRSDEEDVVGEEESSSNIEFKLPKLRVLDLCDLPKLKSICSAKLICDSLEEIEVSYCHELKRMEIFPPVLENGQPSPPPSLARICIYPKEWWESVVEWEHPNTKDVLLPFVVFL